One Stratiformator vulcanicus genomic window, TCGATCATGCTTTCCTTCGGCTCGTCCTTCTCCTCTTTCGGCTTGCCCGCTTCGACGGCTTCTTTGGCTGCGAGGGCCGCCATGTGCATTCGCATCACGGCGGTATCGAAGGCCGCATTGGAGGCGGCCAGGCAGAACCCATTAACTTGGCTGCTGCGTCCGAGCAATCCGTCGAACTGGTCATCGCCGAGCATCTTGGTGCTGATCATCGAATCGGGATGTGCCCCGGCGCCGTCGACCAATTGCTGATCGATTTGGCGGCTGACCGCGTCTCGGGAAGCCGGGTGAGCCATTCGCACACGCGGGTCCCAACTCGGGTTGTCGGCGAGCCAAGCGAGCGTTTCGGCGCTGAATCCTTCGACGGCGATCTTCGGGAGAAGGTCTTCAAACTGAAAGCGGTAGTACCGGATCCAGCCGTCAGTCAGCACGATGTCGGCATCGAGAATTTCGCCGGTCAGTGGATGCACGCGGCTGGGCCCGATGGCGGTGCCGATGTCGTTATTGAGCCACCGCACGAAGTTGTAGCGAACGTCTTCGGGGTCTTTGTCCATGTGAGCCCCGGAGTTCTTGTCCTGGTAGTAGACCTCGATCGCGCTGGCGAGGCCGACGTTTTCGAACGCCTTGTTCCAGTACAAAATTCCCTCGCGGACCCAGCGTCGATACCGGATCGGCGTCGTGTGCTCGATGTAAAACACGATCGGCTTTTTGGGCGGACTGAGCGAAAGATCGCCGTCCGCCTTTTCGAGGTGCCAGCGATTGATGTTTCGAATGTTGACATCATCAGCGCTGTATTTGCCGAGGTCGCGGTAGGTCGTCGTAAAATAGCCGAGCCGCGTGTCGGCTCGCCGAGGTTTGTACTTTGGATTGTCCTTGATGAGGCTGATCGAATAGTGAAGCGTCTGCAGCGTGCCGCGTTGGTTAGCGACTTCGAAAGAGATCTCGATGTTCTCGGGAAACGCTTTCGCCGCTTTCAATTCGAAAATGCCCCGGAGCTGACGATTCTGTACTCCCGGGCCGAAGAACTTCTCGGCCTGTCCGACGAACAGGGCATCGCCATCGATCACGGGACCGCCGCCGGGACCGTTGGTCACAATCGGCACCTGCAACAGCACGCGGTCGGTGAAGAGTCGTTGGACCGAAGATTTCGATTCATCATCGCCCGTCGATCGAACTTCGACGTTCGGCTGAATCAGGGCGAGGGTGTTTTGATATTTCTTCCAGTAGACGTACATGTCACCGCTTTGCAGCCCCGCGAACAAATCGCCGGAGGCAACAGTCAGAGCGATGAAGTACTTCTTCGATTCGTAGCCCTTGGGCAATTCGAGGTAGACCTGGTTGTCGTCCGCCTTGGTGTGAACCGTCCACATGCTCCGGGCACGGTCGGCCGTCGAGACGACCTTTTCGAAGCCCTCCAGCACTTTCGCGTGCGGAGGCAGCTTGTCATCAGCTGATGCGGTCGAAGCTCCGATCGAAACCGAAAGGATCGTGAGAAAGGTCGTCGGGGAGAGCAGACCACATCGCATCGCATTTCTCCGGGGGAAGCAGTGGAAAGTACGCTCGGGAGGTCGCGGCAGAATCCGCAGGACCGATCCCATCGGACGTCTCGCGGTGAGACGCTTGAAGATCATACGTCGCATAGACGCCGATGGTTGGGAAATTGCCCGATGGCGACAACACTGCCGACATCACGCAAGGCCCCGAATCAGTATACGAGGGCGGGCCGGTCGGGAACATGCGGTAACCCACTGATTTCGTCGGTGGATCGGCGTTCGGCGTTCAGCGTTCGGCTATCAGCTGTCAGCGACGGGCCAATTGGCGCTTGGCGTTGCCCGATTGGTCGGTGACGTGACGAAACCGATGCTCAGTCTGCCTCGACGTCAATGACCACGCAGGTGATGTTGTCTCTCGATCCGCCGGCCTCGGCGGCGCTCACAAGTTTCTCGGCCGCGTCTTGGGGGTGGGCGTGGTCTTCGAGAATTTGCTGGATATTCTCGATCTCGATACCGTCGGTCACGCCGTCGGAGCAAAGCATGAACCGATCGCCGGGGGCCGGCTCGACAGGCGAAGCCTGCGTTCCCTTGGAACCATCTTTCGTACCGAGATATCGGTAAAGCACGTTCTTGTAGCGATGAGTCGCCGCATCTTCGCGGGTGATTGTCCCCGCATCGACAAGCGCCTGAGTCAGAGAATGGTCGGTCGTCAATTGCGAAGTCACACCGCCGGTGTGGTGGTAGCATCGACTGTCGCCGACACCGCCAATAAATAGTTGGTCGGCCACCCGCACCGCGAACACGAGTGTCGTGCCCATCTGATGCATTTCGGGGTCGACCTGCCCGAGCGCGATAATTTCGGAATTGGCGTACGCAACCGCCTCGTCAATGCACTTGACGATTTCATCATGGCGATCGGCGGCCACGTCGTCTTGAAAGTCGATCCGCTGTTCGAGCGTGCGGGAGAACAGTTCCGCCGCCATCGAGCTGGCTTTTTCGCCCGCCGATTGACCGCCCATTCCGTCAGCGACCAAGAAGTATCGGCACTCCGGATCGACGTAGAGCGAGTCCTCGTTATTGTCCCGGAAATTGCCGGTGATGCTCAGATGACCGCAACGAAATCGCATTCGAATATTGCCGAATCACTTGGAAAAACTGTGAGGAAACGCAGATAGAGTGGTCAGCATCATTTCGGATCGACGGGCCCGACCGGAGGCAAAACCGTTCGCACCAAATCATTCGTTCCGATCGTTGTGGATGACAAGAAGACCTCGCCGTATTTGAACCCCGCACCGGCACCGAAGAAACCGTTGATTCCTCGGACCATGTCGAAAACACGTTCCTTCTCGGGCGGAAACTGAGTCCGATACGCCCGGATGGATTCCAATTTTACGTCGAACGTTTCTGAAATATCCATGACGAACGCACCTGAATTCTCGGGCATTGACAGGGATTTCAAGGCTAGAGGATACCAGACCAGCTTGGAAATCGTATGGACCGGCAGATTGTCGAACTTCTCGTCCCACTTCGTCAAACGCGAATAAAAGACCGCCGCATCGGTAATCTGCATCGCCTGCCAGTGATCAGGAGAGGCGAGCGGCGTCTTACCACCGATCCCCAAAACGATTTTGGGACGGAAACGTCGAAACACTTTTGCTAATGCGACCCGTTCGTCGAATCCGTCGAACAACCGGCGATTCGGTAACTCCAGTGTGATCCGTTCCTGGATGCCGAGAATACCCGCAGCCTCCGCGGCTTCGGCGAGTCGGACCTCGGGACCGGGGCTCCTCGGTGTGGGCTCGCCATCGGTCAGGTCGACGATTCCGATCCGATATCCCTGCCGTACGAGCGACGCAAGAGTCCCCCCACAGGCGATCTCGACATCATCCGGGTGTGCCCCGACGGCGATCACGTCCAACGCTTCAGGCAATTGCTCAGGCATATATCAAACCGCCATCGTCGTTCATGCAAAGATTCGGACGGATTGGAATGTCACGGGCATCATCGTTTCGAGTTCGGCTTTTGCCGCCTCTGATGAAGCCCCGATCGATCCGGTTCTCGATTTCGCCGTCACAATTGATCTATTCGTTCGCAAAAACCGCGGGCGAATCACAGCAATCGCCTCGCGGCCGTTGTTTTTAACATAGGTTTGTCGTGATTCATTTCAATCGAGCCACTGCAATTCTTGCGAGGCACACCAGCGTGATGAACGACTCCTCCCCGACCGAAAAGCCGAAGCGAACGAAGCGATTCGTCAGTTGGGAAATCCAAGGCCAGACCATCAAGCATGTGCTGGCGTATTGGTTCATTTACCACGCGGTCTTGTGGCACGCGATCTTTTTGTTCGATTGGTTGAACAGCCGCGGCAAGATACTGACCGGCGAACGCCCTTTGATGTTCCGCGATCTGTATGCCCAATTCGTTGCTGAGAACTGCGGCATTCTGATTTGCGCGGTCCTGCTGCTGCCGATTCTCGTGATTGACGTCGTTCGACTAAGCCACAAGGTCGCCGGTCCGCTGGTCCGATTTCAAAATGCCCTCGCTGAACTGTCGAAAGGCCGGAAGGTCGAACCGATTCGTCTGCGCGACGGCGACTGGCTGGGACAATTTGAAACGTCGTTCAACGAGTTTCTCGCCTCTCAAAACGTGAAGACCGCAAACGGCAGGTCAGCGGAACCGAAGGCCGACACGGATAAGGTTCTCGAATCAGTGCGGCAAGATCAGGCTGATCGTGCAAATGAACGGGAAGCGCCGCTGGCCGATCGAGGCGTCGTCTCATCCGCCGGTCGATAGTTCAAAAGCGACAGGACTGACGTGACTGGGGAAGCCCGAGTTTCGTAACAGACCCGGCTCACGCAAAAAGCCCGCTTTTAACGTCGGTCACTTTTTCGCCGCGATCGCGGCGTCGGCCTGCTCGATAATTTGGAACACTTCGGTGCTGTCCTCCGCCATCCGCAGGGCGTGCAGAAATTCGGAATCGTTGGCCATCCGACCGAGCCGGGCCAAGACCCGCAGGTGCGTTCGCGAATCGCGGCAGAGGATCAGAAAGAACAGGTCGGTCAGTTGCCCATCGGGCGAACCGAACGGAATACCGCCCGGGGCATAACCGAAGGCCACGATCGAATCCCCAAGCGTTTCGGGCATCGGATTCCGCGGGTGCGGGAAGGCGATCCCACCGGCGAATCCGGTCGAAAGGTCATCCTCGCGTTCCATCACGGCAGCGAGCACGCGAGCCGGTTCCCAGACCTCGTAAGTGCGACCGGCCGCCTCGATCAGATGTTCGAGCACCGACCGCTTCGACTTACCGGTGATCGGGAATTCGATGGTTTCCGGCCTGATCAGATGCGAGACGGGCAGGTCTTCGAATTTGGCTCCCGAGTGCGTCGACTGCTCCACATCACGCAATTGCGAGTCGCTGAAGTCGCGCATTTCCTGCTCGAGCCATTGCGTGATCTCACGTCCGTGAAATTGCCAGACGCCGTCCCGCTTGCGGCCCGGTATCCGACCTCGGTTGGCCAGCTTTTCTAACTCGCGACGGTCGCGCCCCAGTTGCCTGGCCAACTCGTCGAGCGAGAGTGATTCCTCCTGCACAGATTTAACTCCCCACACATTCCAAACGCGAAACGTCGACCGACTGCCGCGATCGAGCGCTGTCATCGTGTCAGGGGCAGCAGTCCGGTCGGAAGTAGTGTAGCCGCACCGAGTCGCGATCAAACAGCTATCGAGCGACTTTGGGTGGAATCATCCAGCAAAAGAATGTCTAACCGGCAGCCGCCGACAGTCTTGGCATTTGAGAACGGAGTTATTCGACGTGACGCGATGTCTCGCGTTTCTGCCCGATGACGGCGTCGTAAATCCGTCTCCAGCGCTCCAGCTTTCGCGATTCAGAACGCGGCACCCCTTCGCCGTTTCGAGATGTCTCCACCTCGACCGCTCCGCAGAAATCGGCCCCGAGCAGGCACTCGTAAATGCCCGCGATCGCGTGGTCGGAAATGCGATCACCGTGATCAAGACGCACAGAAATCGAGGACGGGCCGCCGTCGCCTGTCTCGAATTCGGCAAGAAAGTGCCGAAACGACGAAACGCGACGAAACTGCGATGTGCGGAGCAGCATGTGCACGTTCGGTGCATCGATGTCCGCACACATTTCATAGAGCCGGTGAGGGCTTTCCGCCAGAGGTCGCTTCGCCTCCGCAATCGGGCAGGCCGCATCGAGCGCCAGTCGCACGCCGAATTCGTGGGCGTGCCATGCGATGCGGCGGATCGCATCCGTGGCGATGCGGCGGGCATGTCGCGGGGTGAAACCGCGACAGCCTCCCAACGATACATTTAAAGTGCGACAGCCCAGCATCGCAGCCAGCGGGAGCGAATCGAGTGCGTCGTACACGGCGGACGCGATCTCGCCTGCGCCCTGCTCAACAAACCCGCCAAGCCAACCAATACTGGAGACAAACTGCCCCCGGCATCGGACCCTTTCAACGACGCGTCGGGGCTCGATCGAAACCAGTTTGGGTCGATAAAGAGATACGCCTTCGATGCCGGCGCGGCCGACTTCATCAAGGGACGCGTCAAGATTCCAGTTGGAAGTCGACGTCTGACACGCCGAAAGCTTCAGCGTTCCCGCCGGCGGGCGCGGCTCATGTTCAAGATTCGGCCATTCAGTTTGGAAAGAACGATTCGCAGTTCCGACGTCGGCACGCACTGGCTCCGGTCCCCTCGTTTGCCGTTCCTGAAACAACAGCGGCTCGCCGACACACTCCGCGGTCGTACGCGAGCCAACCGAGTTCCCATTTCTAAGCCATTGTGAAAATTGTCGACAGAGACTTATCGACAATTTTCTCAAACCTTTTGAAACTCAAAACGAACTCTCCTCACACTATTGACATTCATCGCCTCTGCGTGTGGGGCGGGAAGTACGGCCTCAACCCTCCGCACTGATCTTCGCCGACGGGTCGCTGGCGACGTTGACCCAGACATGCACGTGAGGAGCACCGCGGAAATACCAGACGAACGATGGTCCCTCCAGCCGCCAATTGTCCCAGACCTTGTCTTCACCGATGTCCCCGGTCTCATAAAACGAAAGCGAACAGGCTTCGAGCCCACCGTTCTGCTTCAAGCAGCGGTGGACCTCTTTGCGATCAGATTCCCGATACGGTTCGAGGAGCGTGTCGAGTACGCCGGTCAGGTGCTCCCGTTGATCAGCCGACATCTCGGCCGCAGCCAGGCCGGGATATTTGCCCTCTTTCTGGAAGTGAACTTCGCTCTCAGCCGGTTCAAACGCCAGTAGAGCTTCGTCCCGCTGCTTGCCGTCGAGCATCTCGTAGAGTTTGTTCGCCTTGACCGCCTGCGGCCAAAACACGTTGCCGGGATGGTCGGGCTTTTCGTTGAAGCCGCGGGCCGCGTGTCCGTAGAAGATCGGCCCGCCGAAGGCGAAATGCTCGGTGCTGTCGCCATCGCAGCGGATCGTGAGGTGACGACCGGTCATAACCAGTTCGAACTTCCCGCTGCCCGGCTCACCGAAGATGGCAATGCTCTGCCGCTTGCCGTAGCCCCCCGCGTCGTCCTTGAGTTGCTGCCGGACCTTGCCGTGCCACTGTTTATCGTACAGACCGAAGAAGATTGCCTCGATCATTTCCTGCTGATCGCGTGTGAAGAATGGGCTGATCACACCCGGTCGCGTGATCCGCCAGTTATTGCTCACATGCAATCGCAGCGGCATGTCTTTGGACCGCTCATCGGTCTGATCCCAACCGAAGCAAATCGACTCCCGCTGCTTCGGTGTGAGCGACTCGTAGAGGTCGGCGACGAGGTTCTCCGGCTTCGCTTCGGCATCGTTCGCTTTGACTTCAGTGGGAGCCGCGCCGAGTGAGCCCGCCCCGAGCGTCATCGCAGCCCCCGCCGCAGTCGCCCCGAGAAAATGCCGACGGTCGAGTTCGCTGTCGATGTGAGTGAGATTCGGCAGATTCATCATACGGCTCCTGTTCGATGACATTTCGCGATGGTCCCGGGGTTGCCCACACATAGAACACCGCTGATCGGTTTATGTTCCGGGATTCGTGTCCACTCGACAAGGTAGAGACTGCCCATCGCAGAAACTCAACACCAGCCCGACGCGCCAGCAAGGGATTTCGCTCCGACAGACATGAAGTCCTCGTTGGGCGGGCTGTGCCCGCCCTCGAAAAGCAGGGAGCCTGCCAACGCGAAAGTCACGCAGAGTAAGATCTTGCCATCCCGAGCAAATCCCTTGCTGGCGCTGCGGGCTTGTGGGGGACTCAAACTTAGAACGGCAAGTCGAGCGCGGAGCACAGCCAACGCATCAGGGGTTTGGACGCCTTCATTCGTTCCACGATCCGATCGGGAAAGTCGATCGCCAACACATCCGCCCGTGACAGGTCGCACACGCCGATAAAACTCTTCCGGCGGAGGTCCTCGATTTGAGGATGATCCTTAGGGAAGCCCTGCGGTGCGGTCTTCAGCGATTCCCCGGCCAATTCGAAAGTCGATGCAAACGCGTGATTGTTCTTCGCGCGCAGCCAGTTATTTGGATCGGCATCGATCGATCCGCGGAGTTGCTTGAGCACCTTCGTCTCCGGCATCCACATCCCCGCGCCGACGAAGCACTCGTCCGGGTGAAGATGAATGTACCAACCCGGCGCGTGCACATCGGCCCCGAATTCGTGGCGGAAGTGAATGCCGACGTTTGTCTTATAGGGGGTTTTGTCTTTCGAAAAACGGGTGTCGCGGTAAATTCGCATGATCGAGCCGCCGACCTTTTTGTCGATCGCCTCGAAAAACTTCGACACCTTCTTCAACCGCGGCTGCATCGCCCGCACGAATTCCAACGCCGGCCCAATCACGTGCTTCTCGTAGCGCGGTTTGTGCTCGGCGAACCATTCCCGATCGTTGTGAGCTTCGAGATCGGCTAAGAAGCGGAACGTTTCTTTCTCGAAAAATGGTGATCGGCTTGCTTCCGGCATAATGCTTTTCCTAAGACGCGACTTTTGCGCAAAATCATAGAGCAACCGGGTTCCCCGCACACGGGCTCCAGCGGAAGTCAGAAATTCCTCGCTGAAAATGTCGTCATTCACTGTCGAAGTTCGGCAACCCCTTTTCACATCCGCTTGATTCGATCATCGCTCGCGCTCGCCGTTCGTTTCTGCCGCAGAGGTTCCTCATGCCGACATTTCGACTGTCCAAACGGGTGAAGCGACCGAAAGAGAAATTTCGCTTTCGCCGTCGCTCACAACCGGGATCGATGCCGGGCACGATCGCACCGCCGGAAGATGCACTGCCGTCGAAGATGCGGCTCATCGTGTTCGACCAAGAATCGTTCATCGAGGAATTCATCACCGATGTTTCGCAAATCGAGCAGTACCGCACGCCGGGCCGCATTTGCTGGCTCGATGTCGACGGCTACGGGGAAGTCGAGACGCTACTGAAACTCGGCAAGATGTTCGGTCTGCACGACCTCGCGCTCGAAGACGTCGTCAATGCTCATCAACGGCCGAAAGTCGATGATTATGACCAGCATCTGTTTGTCGTCGCGCGGATGGTCCAATTCGACCGTGAATTAAGTTTCGAGCAAATCGGCATGTTCGTCGGGAACGACTTCGTGCTGACCTTGCAGGAAGGCCACGAAGGTGACGGCCTCGATCCGGTTCGCGAACGCATCCGCCGCGGCAAGGGCCGCGTCCGCCGCTCCGGCACTGACTACCTCGCCTATACAATCATTGACGCGATCGTCGACGGGTACTTCCCCGTGTTCGAACAGTACGGGGCCCGGCTCAGCGACATTGAAGACGAGATTGAAAACGGAGCTGAGGAACAAACGATTAACGAACTTCACCGCATCCGCCGCGACGTCCGTTCTTTGCGAAAAGCAGTCTGGCCGCACCGCGACATGCTCAACGTCCTGCTCCGCCCCGTGACAAGTGGATTCATCAAAGACGAAACGCAGGTCTTCCTCCGCGACGTTTCCGACCACGTTTCGCAATTAATCGACGCCGCGAACTATTATCGAGAAATGTGCTCCGACCTGCGCGACTTTCACTCGTCGCAAATTGACCGGCGGAGCAACGACGTCATGAAAGTACTCACGATCATCGCCACGATCTTTATCCCGCTCAGTTTTATCGCCGGGCTTTACGGGATGAACTTTAATCCCCACGAGTCGCCTTACAATATGCCGGAACTGGATTGGTACTTCGGTTACCCGTTCGCACTGGCCTTAATGGCGGGAACCGTTCTGACAATGCTGACTTACTTCTGGCGAAAGAAGTGGATCGGTTAACTTTAGCGCAGACCTTAACTCGCGCACGCCTTTCGAAATTTCGAGAACGACGGGAAGTATCCGCTGACGTGGGGATAGAGCCATTCGCGGTCTTCGTGGCGACCGGGCCAGCGCTGCGTCGTCGGGTGTTTGACACTCACGATTTCTGCCGCTTCATTCAGACCGGGCAGTTCGGCGACGTCGCCGACAAATACCTGCAACCCGTCAATCCCTTTCGCAAGCTCGAGTGCAAACCTTAATCGCTGCGGGCTCATCGGATGCCGCTTTAAGAACTCCGGTTCAATGACCAGCACCCGGTCCGCATCTTCACTGCTTCGCCAGCGAGGATTAAGGTTCCACATATGATACAGCAGTAATGGGCGACCCGGCGTCAAACCGCGAAACTCGCAATCGGGCACCTCCACCGGCAATTCCGGTTCCGACGTGTGGTCAACAATCTCGGGAACGGGACGTTCGACAAGTTCCTCATAAGAATAATCGAGGAACGTCCCGCGCTGCCGGTGCCCGCTGAAGCGATTCATATTGTCTTGATTGGCCCAGTATTTTTTGTGCGAGAAACTTCCCGCACACCACTGCCAATTCAACGTGTTGCTCGCAAGGTCACCGTCGAGCAGATGATAGAAGAACCAATCGGCCCCGCGTCTCCAATAGCAATGTGCGACGTTGCAAACCGTCGACGCCAGGTACATCCGCGCGTGATTGTGGACGTAACCGGTCTCTATTAAAGCGCGAACCGAATCGTCAAGCACATCGACGCCGCTGTCGGCATCAAGCACCGCCCGCGGCACACCGTCGGCCCGCACGTCTGCCTGCTCTTCGCGAACGTCTTCAAAAATGGCCTCGCCGAGCGCTTCATGCACCCGCTGAAAAAATTCTCGCCACAATAACTCGTCCAGCAGCTTTGACGCTTCCTGTTTCTTAAATCGCTCCAAAACCGCGTCCC contains:
- a CDS encoding zinc-dependent metalloprotease — encoded protein: MRCGLLSPTTFLTILSVSIGASTASADDKLPPHAKVLEGFEKVVSTADRARSMWTVHTKADDNQVYLELPKGYESKKYFIALTVASGDLFAGLQSGDMYVYWKKYQNTLALIQPNVEVRSTGDDESKSSVQRLFTDRVLLQVPIVTNGPGGGPVIDGDALFVGQAEKFFGPGVQNRQLRGIFELKAAKAFPENIEISFEVANQRGTLQTLHYSISLIKDNPKYKPRRADTRLGYFTTTYRDLGKYSADDVNIRNINRWHLEKADGDLSLSPPKKPIVFYIEHTTPIRYRRWVREGILYWNKAFENVGLASAIEVYYQDKNSGAHMDKDPEDVRYNFVRWLNNDIGTAIGPSRVHPLTGEILDADIVLTDGWIRYYRFQFEDLLPKIAVEGFSAETLAWLADNPSWDPRVRMAHPASRDAVSRQIDQQLVDGAGAHPDSMISTKMLGDDQFDGLLGRSSQVNGFCLAASNAAFDTAVMRMHMAALAAKEAVEAGKPKEEKDEPKESMIDGMPESFVGPLLAHLVSHEVGHTLGLRHNFKGSSLYSLEEINSESFDTDKPIAASVMDYNPTNVRLDAGETQGPYTMLGIGPYDHWAIEYGYTFDSDLEKILKRVAEPELQYATDEDTYGPDPLARRYDFGQEPLKYAFDQVELAEFHRKRLLEDFVAEGESWAKARDGYTLTLGLQLRAVSMMANWVGGAHIYRDKKGDPNGRSPIDPVAADVQRDALDFVLKKSFRDEAYGLTPELMRHLTTDKWFDEMGWSAAMQDSTWPVHDQVLRLQSSTLTMLMNPTTLRRVHDNELLVASGKEVLTLSGLMDAIEDEIWSELSNDGEDMEGEFSERNPAISSLRRNLQREHLSRLIDLSTNSQSYVAAFKPISNLARLHLIELDKKIEAYRDRSSEKLDSYTAAHLGECQDAIERARTAQLIYRGG
- a CDS encoding PP2C family protein-serine/threonine phosphatase, giving the protein MRFRCGHLSITGNFRDNNEDSLYVDPECRYFLVADGMGGQSAGEKASSMAAELFSRTLEQRIDFQDDVAADRHDEIVKCIDEAVAYANSEIIALGQVDPEMHQMGTTLVFAVRVADQLFIGGVGDSRCYHHTGGVTSQLTTDHSLTQALVDAGTITREDAATHRYKNVLYRYLGTKDGSKGTQASPVEPAPGDRFMLCSDGVTDGIEIENIQQILEDHAHPQDAAEKLVSAAEAGGSRDNITCVVIDVEAD
- a CDS encoding PIG-L family deacetylase — translated: MPEQLPEALDVIAVGAHPDDVEIACGGTLASLVRQGYRIGIVDLTDGEPTPRSPGPEVRLAEAAEAAGILGIQERITLELPNRRLFDGFDERVALAKVFRRFRPKIVLGIGGKTPLASPDHWQAMQITDAAVFYSRLTKWDEKFDNLPVHTISKLVWYPLALKSLSMPENSGAFVMDISETFDVKLESIRAYRTQFPPEKERVFDMVRGINGFFGAGAGFKYGEVFLSSTTIGTNDLVRTVLPPVGPVDPK
- a CDS encoding methyl-accepting chemotaxis protein — encoded protein: MNDSSPTEKPKRTKRFVSWEIQGQTIKHVLAYWFIYHAVLWHAIFLFDWLNSRGKILTGERPLMFRDLYAQFVAENCGILICAVLLLPILVIDVVRLSHKVAGPLVRFQNALAELSKGRKVEPIRLRDGDWLGQFETSFNEFLASQNVKTANGRSAEPKADTDKVLESVRQDQADRANEREAPLADRGVVSSAGR
- a CDS encoding PTS sugar transporter subunit IIA yields the protein MQEESLSLDELARQLGRDRRELEKLANRGRIPGRKRDGVWQFHGREITQWLEQEMRDFSDSQLRDVEQSTHSGAKFEDLPVSHLIRPETIEFPITGKSKRSVLEHLIEAAGRTYEVWEPARVLAAVMEREDDLSTGFAGGIAFPHPRNPMPETLGDSIVAFGYAPGGIPFGSPDGQLTDLFFLILCRDSRTHLRVLARLGRMANDSEFLHALRMAEDSTEVFQIIEQADAAIAAKK
- a CDS encoding sugar phosphate isomerase/epimerase family protein, with the protein product MRADVGTANRSFQTEWPNLEHEPRPPAGTLKLSACQTSTSNWNLDASLDEVGRAGIEGVSLYRPKLVSIEPRRVVERVRCRGQFVSSIGWLGGFVEQGAGEIASAVYDALDSLPLAAMLGCRTLNVSLGGCRGFTPRHARRIATDAIRRIAWHAHEFGVRLALDAACPIAEAKRPLAESPHRLYEMCADIDAPNVHMLLRTSQFRRVSSFRHFLAEFETGDGGPSSISVRLDHGDRISDHAIAGIYECLLGADFCGAVEVETSRNGEGVPRSESRKLERWRRIYDAVIGQKRETSRHVE
- a CDS encoding DUF3500 domain-containing protein; the protein is MNLPNLTHIDSELDRRHFLGATAAGAAMTLGAGSLGAAPTEVKANDAEAKPENLVADLYESLTPKQRESICFGWDQTDERSKDMPLRLHVSNNWRITRPGVISPFFTRDQQEMIEAIFFGLYDKQWHGKVRQQLKDDAGGYGKRQSIAIFGEPGSGKFELVMTGRHLTIRCDGDSTEHFAFGGPIFYGHAARGFNEKPDHPGNVFWPQAVKANKLYEMLDGKQRDEALLAFEPAESEVHFQKEGKYPGLAAAEMSADQREHLTGVLDTLLEPYRESDRKEVHRCLKQNGGLEACSLSFYETGDIGEDKVWDNWRLEGPSFVWYFRGAPHVHVWVNVASDPSAKISAEG
- a CDS encoding DUF2461 domain-containing protein, whose protein sequence is MPEASRSPFFEKETFRFLADLEAHNDREWFAEHKPRYEKHVIGPALEFVRAMQPRLKKVSKFFEAIDKKVGGSIMRIYRDTRFSKDKTPYKTNVGIHFRHEFGADVHAPGWYIHLHPDECFVGAGMWMPETKVLKQLRGSIDADPNNWLRAKNNHAFASTFELAGESLKTAPQGFPKDHPQIEDLRRKSFIGVCDLSRADVLAIDFPDRIVERMKASKPLMRWLCSALDLPF
- the corA gene encoding magnesium/cobalt transporter CorA is translated as MPTFRLSKRVKRPKEKFRFRRRSQPGSMPGTIAPPEDALPSKMRLIVFDQESFIEEFITDVSQIEQYRTPGRICWLDVDGYGEVETLLKLGKMFGLHDLALEDVVNAHQRPKVDDYDQHLFVVARMVQFDRELSFEQIGMFVGNDFVLTLQEGHEGDGLDPVRERIRRGKGRVRRSGTDYLAYTIIDAIVDGYFPVFEQYGARLSDIEDEIENGAEEQTINELHRIRRDVRSLRKAVWPHRDMLNVLLRPVTSGFIKDETQVFLRDVSDHVSQLIDAANYYREMCSDLRDFHSSQIDRRSNDVMKVLTIIATIFIPLSFIAGLYGMNFNPHESPYNMPELDWYFGYPFALALMAGTVLTMLTYFWRKKWIG
- a CDS encoding FAD-binding domain-containing protein, which encodes MPAEQIHPRFNFPTDLEAIRERVAAIDPPRYRKTRNQLDGDVTRLSPYFTHGVITLPEVRDAVLERFKKQEASKLLDELLWREFFQRVHEALGEAIFEDVREEQADVRADGVPRAVLDADSGVDVLDDSVRALIETGYVHNHARMYLASTVCNVAHCYWRRGADWFFYHLLDGDLASNTLNWQWCAGSFSHKKYWANQDNMNRFSGHRQRGTFLDYSYEELVERPVPEIVDHTSEPELPVEVPDCEFRGLTPGRPLLLYHMWNLNPRWRSSEDADRVLVIEPEFLKRHPMSPQRLRFALELAKGIDGLQVFVGDVAELPGLNEAAEIVSVKHPTTQRWPGRHEDREWLYPHVSGYFPSFSKFRKACAS